In Zingiber officinale cultivar Zhangliang chromosome 1A, Zo_v1.1, whole genome shotgun sequence, a genomic segment contains:
- the LOC122019664 gene encoding 7-deoxyloganetin glucosyltransferase-like, giving the protein MANDKPHAVCFPLPTQGHINAMLHFANALHFMDFHITFVNTEFNHRRSLRKADPACLAGLPNFRFATIPDGISFPDDDIDRSQDFIALYLSIKRHCVAPLRDLIATLNDPCSGGPRVSCVISDAFTTFTLAVTTELSVPNIFFCSVSPVGYLGSFYIKELIQRNIIPLRSEEDLTNSFLDTVIDWIPGMPNIRLKDLPSFIRTTNPLDIMLNDCWEETHASRDASAIIFNTFHDLDTPVIEALSSVLTPPVYDIGPVSLLSQYIPDHNSLRVNLWKEDSNCIEWLNEQKQGSVFYVNFGSLTVLTSNQFIEFAWGLANSRCKFLWVTRPDLIEGETALLPAEIATEIKERSFVTNWCPQREVLSHPAVGGFLTHCGWNSAMESISAGVPMICWPFISDQQPNCRYLCSEWGIGMEIGEEVKREEVERLIKELMEGQKGKEMKRKALEWKVKAVKAASLGGDSWIKLERVIKEVMLK; this is encoded by the exons ATGGCAAATGACAAGCCCCACGCAGTCTGCTTTCCATTGCCAACCCAAGGCCATATCAACGCTATGCTCCATTTCGCCAACGCCCTCCACTTCATGGATTTCCACATCACCTTCGTCAACACCGAATTCAACCACCGTCGCAGCCTCAGGAAAGCTGACCCAGCCTGCCTCGCCGGCCTCCCGAACTTTCGCTTCGCCACCATTCCCGATGGCATATCGTTTCCGGATGACGACATCGACAGGAGCCAAGATTTCATCGCCCTATACCTATCCATCAAGCGCCATTGTGTCGCTCCTCTTCGCGACCTCATTGCAACCCTAAACGACCCTTGCTCCGGAGGGCCACGTGTCAGCTGCGTGATCTCCGACGCCTTCACCACATTCACACTCGCTGTCACAACCGAATTATCCGTCCCTAACATCTTCTTCTGCTCGGTGAGCCCCGTCGGCTACTTGGGGAGCTTTTATATCAAGGAGTTGATCCAGAGAAACATCATCCCTTtaagaa gtgAAGAAGATCTCACAAATTCTTTCCTAGACACCGTCATAGATTGGATTCCAGGAATGCCAAACATCCGTTTGAAAGATCTACCAAGTTTTATACGGACGACCAATCCGCTCGACATCATGCTAAACGACTGCTGGGAGGAAACACATGCATCGCGCGATGCCTCGGCTATCATCTTCAACACTTTCCATGACCTCGACACCCCGGTCATCGAGGCGTTGTCATCGGTGCTAACCCCGCCGGTGTACGACATCGGTCCCGTGTCTCTGCTTTCTCAATACATTCCTGATCATAATTCGCTCAGAGTAAACCTGTGGAAGGAGGACTCAAATTGCATCGAGTGGCTGAATGAGCAAAAACAGGGGTCCGTGTTTTATGTCAACTTTGGCAGCCTCACCGTGTTAACCAGCAACCAATTTATTGAGTTCGCTTGGGGTTTGGCCAACAGCCGGTGCAAATTCCTGTGGGTTACTCGACCCGACCTTATTGAAGGTGAGACCGCATTGCTTCCGGCGGAGATCGCTACTGAGATAAAGGAAAGGAGCTTCGTCACGAACTGGTGCCCACAAAGGGAGGTGCTCTCTCATCCTGCCGTCGGAGGCTTTTTAACTCACTGCGGATGGAATTCTGCAATGGAAAGCATAAGCGCCGGAGTTCCCATGATCTGTTGGCCTTTCATTTCAGACCAACAACCGAATTGTAGGTACTTATGCTCGGAATGGGGCATCGGGATGGAGATTGGGGAGGAGGTGAAGAGGGAGGAGGTGGAGAGGTTGATCAAGGAATTGATGGAAGGGCAGAAGGGGAAGGAGATGAAGAGGAAAGCATTGGAATGGAAGGTGAAAGCAGTAAAGGCAGCTTCACTTGGTGGAGACTCGTGGATTAAGTTGGAGAGAGTCATTAAAGAGGTAATGCTGAAGTAA
- the LOC121996662 gene encoding glutathione S-transferase T3-like translates to MSHPYFTPSVVHGYGTPHTTGMSFTPSLSNEPATPTFVPETQLFDRESPIEVVNLEKAVSNAEGTRKRSSWTKVEDEVLARSFVTISDDPIINNDQKADAFWGRVASYYNENLPLGSNTRSANVIRPHWHNTIQKKVYRFNANYNSIYSSYRSGHNDEDILRFAYEKYLSENNGVAFNLEHVWRIVNDRPMFTPQSADHFVATKKTRTSESGASNTSSNQDVSIDLDYEDTHPMGQKAAKRKGKDKVKSTIEDLTINYNNIITKFTEYTSVKKSKVDLKQKQLEVEEIKAKAALSKFEAKNSRLKLKEYEILNKDTSQMTKEQLIIHECLCKDIRSRWNI, encoded by the coding sequence ATGAGCCATCCGTATTTCACGCCGTCGGTTGTTCATGGATATGGTACCCCGCACACAACTGGTATGTCTTTCACTCCTTCGTTGTCGAATGAACCTGCAACTCCGACTTTTGTCCCGGAGACTCAACTTTTCGACCGTGAATCTCCAATTGAGGTGGTCAATTTAGAAAAGGCGGTTTCAAATGCTGAGGGTACAAGAAAGCGTTCAAGTTGGACAAAGGTTGAAGACGAGGTCTTAGCGAGAAGTTTTGTCACTATCAGTGATGATCCAATAATCAATAATGATCAAAAGGCGGATGCTTTTTGGGGACGGGTTGCAAGCTACTACAATGAGAATCTTCCCCTAGGTTCAAACACTAGAAGTGCAAATGTTATACGGCCACATTGGcacaatacaatccaaaagaagGTATATCGATTCAACGCAAATTACAATAGTATTTATAGTTCATATCGAAGTGGTCACAATGATGAAGATATATTGAGGTTTGCGTACGAAAAATATCTATCCGAAAATAATGGTGTTGCATTCAATCTCGAACATGTGTGGAGAATTGTCAATGACCGTCCAATGTTTACTCCACAGTCCGCTGATCACTTTGTGGCCACAAAGAAGACGAGAACCTCAGAGTCAGGAGCAAGCAACACCTCCTCCAACCAAGATGTTAGTATAGACCTGGATTATGAAGATACTCATCCAATGGGGCAAAAGGcagcaaaaagaaagggaaaagacaaAGTAAAATCGACCATAGAGGATCTGACAATAAACTACAACAATATTATCACAAAGTTCACTGAGTACACAAGCGTGAAGAAGTCCAAAGTCGATTTGAAACAAAAACAACTCGAAGTAGAGGAGATTAAGGCAAAAGCTGCATTGTCCAAATTTGAAGCTAAGAATAGTCGCTTGAAGTTGAAGGAGTACGAAATATTGAACAAAGACACCTCGCAGATGACAAAGGAGCagcttatcatacatgaatgCCTATGCAAGGATATTAGGTCGAGATGGAATATCTAA